A portion of the Pseudomonadales bacterium genome contains these proteins:
- a CDS encoding RnfABCDGE type electron transport complex subunit D, whose translation MALPRPSSPHLHGTASTARTMRDVLFACIPGLIALTVCFGWGTLVNLLWSVPVALACEAAMLHTRGLPIRPALADSSALVTAVLLGLALPPAAPWWLVALGTAMAVMVAKHLYGGLGQNPFNPAMIGYVVLLISFPVEMTRWMAPLGASDAAAPGPVEALRAALGVLEPARLDALTMATPLDLLHQNHTLLIAELWRDNPQFGHFGGTGWEWVNAGFLLGGVYLLWRRVFTWHAPLGMLGAIVLMAALFHDGGSAASGGSPLFHLFTGATMLGAFFIVTDPVTAPVSTRGRLLGGALVGVLVYLIRHWGNYPDAVAFSVLLMNFAAPMIDHLMQPRAYGHGGGDTTA comes from the coding sequence ATGGCGCTACCCCGACCAAGCTCACCGCACCTGCACGGAACCGCCAGCACCGCGCGCACGATGCGTGACGTGCTGTTCGCATGCATCCCCGGGCTGATCGCGCTGACGGTCTGCTTCGGCTGGGGAACACTGGTGAACCTGCTGTGGTCGGTTCCGGTCGCACTGGCGTGCGAAGCGGCGATGCTGCACACGCGCGGGCTGCCGATACGGCCAGCACTCGCCGACTCGAGTGCACTGGTCACTGCGGTGCTGCTCGGCCTCGCCTTGCCGCCGGCAGCGCCGTGGTGGCTGGTGGCTCTCGGCACGGCGATGGCGGTCATGGTAGCGAAGCATCTCTACGGCGGGCTCGGTCAGAACCCGTTCAATCCGGCGATGATCGGCTACGTGGTGCTGCTGATCTCGTTTCCGGTGGAAATGACGCGCTGGATGGCGCCACTCGGCGCGAGCGATGCGGCAGCGCCTGGACCGGTGGAGGCACTGCGTGCTGCGCTGGGTGTGCTCGAACCGGCACGCCTCGATGCGCTGACGATGGCCACCCCGCTCGACCTGCTGCACCAGAACCACACTCTGCTGATCGCTGAACTCTGGCGTGACAACCCGCAATTCGGCCACTTCGGAGGCACCGGCTGGGAGTGGGTCAACGCGGGCTTCCTGCTCGGCGGGGTCTACCTGCTGTGGCGGCGCGTGTTCACATGGCATGCACCACTCGGAATGCTGGGTGCAATCGTGCTGATGGCAGCACTGTTTCACGACGGAGGCAGCGCCGCGAGTGGCGGCTCGCCGCTGTTTCACCTGTTCACGGGCGCCACGATGCTCGGCGCGTTCTTCATCGTGACCGACCCGGTTACGGCTCCGGTCAGCACGCGCGGACGGCTGCTCGGCGGCGCGCTGGTCGGCGTCCTCGTCTACCTGATCCGGCACTGGGGCAACTACCCGGATGCCGTCGCCTTCTCGGTGCTGCTGATGAATTTCGCAGCTCCGATGATCGACCACCTGATGCAGCCACGCGCATACGGTCATGGTGGCGGAGACACGACCGCATGA
- the rsxG gene encoding electron transport complex subunit RsxG: MMRQAISRNATVLTTFALGFALILGVTEWFTREPIATARRAAEARAYEQILPHTRYDNVLLDDVITLADRKLLGLRAPRNALVARMGGRVEAVILPFSAADGYGGAIDMIAAVNADGTIAGVRTVAHHETPGLGDRIERRKSDWIESFRGRSLADPPPARWTVRKDGGDFDQFTGATITPRAVTAAVRRALQYFEANRATLTAPRAAENRNDE, translated from the coding sequence ATGATGCGACAGGCCATTTCACGCAACGCTACCGTACTGACCACGTTCGCGCTCGGGTTTGCGCTGATCCTCGGCGTGACCGAGTGGTTTACGCGCGAGCCGATCGCGACGGCACGGCGAGCCGCCGAAGCCCGCGCCTACGAACAGATACTGCCGCACACGCGCTACGACAACGTGCTCCTCGACGACGTGATCACGCTCGCCGACCGCAAGCTGCTCGGCTTGCGGGCACCCCGTAACGCGCTGGTCGCGCGCATGGGCGGACGGGTCGAGGCGGTGATCCTGCCGTTCAGCGCAGCAGACGGCTACGGCGGCGCGATCGACATGATCGCTGCGGTGAATGCCGACGGCACGATCGCCGGCGTGCGCACGGTGGCGCACCATGAGACACCAGGGCTTGGCGATCGCATCGAAAGACGCAAGTCGGACTGGATCGAAAGTTTCCGCGGCCGCTCGCTCGCCGACCCGCCACCCGCGCGCTGGACCGTCAGAAAGGATGGTGGCGACTTCGACCAGTTCACCGGCGCCACGATCACACCGCGCGCAGTGACTGCCGCAGTCCGGCGTGCACTGCAGTACTTCGAGGCAAACCGGGCTACGCTCACGGCGCCACGGGCAGCGGAGAATCGCAACGATGAGTGA